CGCAACGTGAACGGTGGGGCGGTGGGTTCGGTCGCGGCCCACAACGCGCACAACTCCGCGTCGCAAACCTCGTCCCAGGCACAGTCGCAGGTGGACTGTCTCGATTCCAGTTCGCCCCATCTGCTGCGGCGTGCGTCCAGTCCGGAGACGAGCGGTTCCGATCGCTACCTGCTCGATCGGATACGTGGCTCGCCGGCCTTCCACAGTCCACGGGGGACACACTTAAAGACCGTTGGGTCGGGAGATTTCATCGATGGGAGGTAAGGAAATGTTTGGCAATCTTTGTATTCCCAactaaaaagtttcttaaacaacaattctttgtttttttggcagaATTCCACTCACCAAATCGCAACACTACAACGATGGGCTTTCGCGATACGGACGATTCTCGCCAAATCTCGACCAAGGCTACCACACGCTCGTCTCACCATCGCCCTCGGGACAGCAGCAGTCATCGATACCGGCCTCATGGACAACGGCCGGTAACCACGGTTCTGGCGGTGGCACCAACTCAACCTCCTCCAGTCACGGAAGTCCGGCACAAACGAACACGCCCGTGGTTGGTGGAACCGGTGGCAACGGTATCAGTGCCCGACCCGACGCTACAACCATTCTGACCAGCCTCGGCAATGGACACGGCACCAGCCTGTACCGGTCCGGTCCCCTGTTCGACCGCGTACCGGACGAGCTGATGGTGCGCATTTTCGAATGGCTAGACAGTAGCGAACTGTGCAATATTGCTCGGGTTTGCCGACGGTTTGAATCGGTCATCTGGAATCCGGCCCTGTGGAAGATCATCAAGATAAAAGGTAAGCTTGGTGGCTGTTAGCTTCACACGGCCGGTCAGTAAATCACGGGCGATCTTTTGCTTCCCACAGGCGAAGAAAACAGTGGCGACCGTGCCATCAAAACCATCCTACGAAGGCTTTGCGGTCAGACGCGTAACGGTGCCTGTCCCGGGGTGGAGCGGGTGCTGCTGGCCGACGGTTGCCGGCTGACGGACCGTGGGTTGCAACTGCTGTCCCGACGCTGCCCGGAGATCACGCACCTGCAGATCCAGAACAGCGTTACCATCACGAACCAGGCACTGTCGGATCTGGTAACCAAGTGTACAAACCTGCAGCATCTAGACATAACGGGTAAGGGTACTAAGGGTTATTGGTTACAGAAATGTTTGTGAGTGATAACTTGCTAATGTGATTGTGTTTGTAGGTTGTGCCCAAATTACGTGCATTACCATCAATCCAGGCCTGGAACCACCGCGACGACTGTTGCTCCAATATTTGGACCTAACCGATTGTGCATCGATCTGTGACGCTGGTATCAAAGTCATCGCCCGTAACTGTCCGTTGCTGGTCTACCTATATCTTCGACGGTGCATACAAGTGACAGGTTAGCAGATACCCCCACACTAAACGACCGATCACTAGTCGTTTGTTGTACTAAAATGCTCCACTTCTACGACTCCTTCCAGATGCCGGGCTTAAGTTTATTCCAAACTTCTGTATAGCGCTGCGCGAACTCAGCGTCTCGGACTGTACCAGCGTGACGGACTTTGGGCTGTACGAGCTGGGGAAACTCGGTGCTACCCTGCGCTACCTTTCCGTTGCCAAATGCGACCAGGTGTCGGACGCGGGGTTGAAGGTGATCGCCCGAAGGTGCTACAAGCTGCGCTATCTGAATGCACGCGGTTGCGAAGCGGTCAGCGACGACTCGATCAATGTGCTCGCCCGCTCCTGCCCACGGTTACGAGCGCTCGACATTGGCAAGTGTGATGTGAGCGATGCCGGGCTGCGGGCTCTCGCCGAAAGCTGTCCGAACCTGAAGAAGCTAAGCCTGCGGAACTGCGATATGATCACGGATCGGGGGATACAGTGCATTGCGTACTACTGCCGGGGGTTGCAGCAGCTCAACATACAAGATTGTCAAATCTCGATCGAAGGGTACCGGGCGGTAAAGAAGTACTGCAAACGGTGCATTATCGAGCATACCAATCCTGGCTTTTGCTAGCGGAGCTGGCCGTTGCGTTGCGTATCGCCGGTGGCAGCATTTAGCAAGCGAGTCGTTAGTTAATTTTATGCACTGAAGGAGGAAGGTCTTGTAACAAATTGCTTTTAGTTAGGTTTACCGTTCGTTGTTTCATACAAACGCCCAAGTGTTAGTAGCTTAAGCAAATCTGATCCATGCTGccaaaaagaacgaaaaaaaaacaatcgacgAGTACGAGAAGGGAATACTTTTGTCCTACTATAACCGACACAGTTCTACGGAACTCGATGATTGTAAAAAATAGTTTGAAGTTATTCCAACATGAAACACCCCCGATGCGTAGAGCCGATGAGACTGTGGATccgtggggttttgttttcttttgagtTAGTTTTAAATACCCGCTAGGCAAATGTAGCTTAACGAACGCAACCGACCGTTGCAGATGTATATTTACGCGTATGTTTGTGAATTGAATGTTTGTGTTGCATTAGATCGATCGAACtggttttaattgtttcaGGTGGCAAAATTTTAGCAATGTGTTTTGAAccctttttatttatgtaaaaaatacgAGCAAATATacgatatttatttaataaaatgaaCTTATGTGGTTTCTTTTGAAAGTAAttgatattaaatatattgTCTTTATTGTGGGATCTTTTTGGAATTGATCGTAATTTTGGTTGTCTAAGGCAATTGCAAGTCACCATTTCCTGCTATTAAAGTGTCATAAATTGATTGATGTAAATTTTGGTAATGGACCCACATTAGAACCGGACTAAACAGAACAGAAGATAAGAAAGAAAAtccaaaacaaattttactaaaacTCGATACAGGATAGGATACAGTATACAACGCCCCTCTGAGTTTTCTGCGATCATCAAAGATCGACATCAAACCCAAATATGAACATTATCCAATCAACGGGATGGTCGTAATCACATTGAATAAAGGAAAAGTCTATTACGTTTGCATTATTTAAGAACTCCTTTACCAGAGGCCTAGACCTCGAGCCGGTTGCAACACCATGTAAAAAGTTCTCgtttacaacaaaaacacttgaTATTTTGGCGCGTTGTGGACACACCAATCACGTGTACCACGTGCTTTATAAACACTTGCGTTATGCGCATGTGCagtaaccctttttttttgttcagtaTAAAGATTGCATTACAATATTGAATTCTAAATCACTCagcaaattatttatttggttGAACCCATTTAATAATATCACACTTTCGAAAAGGTGCACTCATACTTGCTGCAGTGTAAATCTGTTATATTACAACAGAGCATCAGTTGCTAGAGCACTGCCTAAGCTCCGAACAGTGGGAAAATGCATGGAACAAAATTTTGACCAAATGCAAGCATAAATTGAATCGAGTACCCCTGTAAAACCCAGCCAACATTTTTAACGGTTCCCAAGTAGCAAGACTGAAACCACCAGTGGTACATCAAACTGTGGTCAAACAACCGCAATTGATTTCGTGTGCTCTCTGGATTAGAGAAGCTGTTACACTTACAGCGATTATAGCCATTACATACTTAACACTTGAGTTACAAGTTTAGTTATatgattcaaatcatttgGATTGTTTCCTGCTATAAAACAACTGAGAGTCCAAGTATAGAGGGGAATACCAGTAGTGTTACAGAAGACTACTAGGACACTACAAAAATCATTCTAGGGTGTTGGAATCGAAAActcataaataattaattaaattctctTGAAACTAGATCAACATTTATGAGATCTTTCCAAAGtgcgtataaaaaaaatgtttggtatCACGTCTCATACAGTGTTTACGAaacgttttaatttttttcatatcgCATCCTATTCCTGATATAATAATGTATAATCTATATCGTTCTAAGAATCGCAATCGGTTATAAAACGGATCGGTAAAATGTGCtttcaaattttaacattCACGATTAAATGGAAACACTTTTTTGCAggtaaaaatattcaaaacaaaaatccgatTCACCTGGTTTAGTTTTACTTAACCGGAGATATATTCCTTCGATGTTGCTTATTAAAAAGCATCCAAATTCGTACAAAATAAATTCCATCAGCAGTCTTTGGCAAAATCCTTACTTTTCTTTCACAACGAATTGTTCTTAGCAAAACGATTCTTCTGATactttatgctttattttcatgAGCTTCGTTAGTTTCGTTGGTTCCCATAATTCAAACCTTGTTGTGCGAATCTATACAAAACGTATTATCGTATGATGACGTTAAAATCATGCTCTGCATCCGTCGCGATTGCGAGGATATgtaattctaatctatttcGAATCCCGTATCCCTAAACCTAATTCTATCATACCCACTGTGCACAGCGAAATCTTGCTAACATTGCTTACATTTATAAGTACCTGAAGCTTCCcagctttccttccttcctgcaGCACCCCACTTCAAAAGAGCAACCCCTTCTACTCCTCCGAGAGAGAGGAAGGATAATAAATAAGGGATAATTTAGATCTACTCGTTACGCGCTACAGAGCAAAGGAAGCTTAACTATGTACACTAATCGGTCCCTCCTTAAAACCCATGGAATGTATAAGCTTATCCACAATTGttttaacttcttttttaCAGCCTGGCCTTATTTGTCTGACCCAAACTTTAAGTTTCTTCTCTACGGTACAGTGACCGGTAGGAAGCGGCTCGGATCGCCCGCCTGTGGGTTGTAACGGATGATGACCTTGTTCGGTTCCTCGCCCACCTCCAGGAAAGAGTTCCAATCGtacaaaaagtaaaatccgTTACGACGTGGTGGTGGTAACGGTTCCTCATTTACAGGATCTCCGGCTAAATCCGATGAGGGAAACGAGTCTTCCAATGCAGCATTGCGGGCACTCTCCGTCGTTGTGGTAGTTGGAGAGGCAGTGGTACTGGGGGAGTTTGTCGTCGTGTCAGGTGTGATGTCACTGGTCGTAGTCGTAGCTGTCGAATCATCCTGCTCGGTATCATCACTCGTTGTACCACTTCCGCTAGTGTTAAGCTGTAAACTGAAACGGAACGGACTGTCACTCTCCGTTgccacaccatcatcattcagAACCGACGAGGTAGTCGTAGTGGTAGATGTGGCCGGCTCCTGACGCTTCTTGATCTCGTTCAGTCTTTCGCGATCACCAATGCCATCGAGTAGCGGATCTGGCCCCTGTGCCAGTAGCGATGGACTTAAATTGTAATGTTTCGGATTGAGTACATCGAGCGAATCGTCCGTGAGAGATGTGTTCAGTTTCTCGAGTTGCTTCACCGTCTGCCACAGCTGTTCCAACTTCCGGTAATCCTCATTACTGACGCGTAAATGTGCTGCCGATGGCGTTTGATCAACCGGTGGTTCTAGCTTACGCGgtgttttttcccttctccGAACTACCGGAGTCGCTCCCGTGGAGAGTGAAGCCTGATGTTGACCAGGCTTCATCTGTATGCCTAGCGTTCCCAGCACGGACATTAGCTGTGGTGCTACTAGGTCTGCATCGATAGACGGAACTGATTTCATCACCATCGGTGGTTTTTGAGTCACTTCCGGGTGCATCGATTTCTTGTTGCGTGGACCAGGCCCACGCAAACCGAAGGATTTTAGTAAAGCGTCCAGCTCTTCGTCTATCGGTTTTGCGTCCTCATCATCAGCAGATGTTCCGATCGGTAGAGGTTTAAAGGCAACATAGTCATCCGGTTTAACGTTCGCTTGCGTAAGCCCACCAGTATTTTCGACCGTTAGCTTCTTCGGTTCTTCGATCGTTGGAGTCGATTCTTCCACCTTAAGCGGTTCGTGCAGTACCAGTGCTGCCGGCTGTATGTCGACCAGTCGTTCTGCGTGTGGCAGTGGACTATTCGCACTGACAGCACTGTCCACGTCCTTCAGCAAACCGAACGAACGCAATAGATCCTTTAGCTCTTGTGCCACTTTCGGATCATCCACATTGATCGCATTGCTAACAGGATCTTCCGGTGCTGACGAAGACGAAGGAGATGGTGCTATTGTCGTCATAGCGGCTGGTAATGGGCGGAACGTTGGAGGGGTGGAAAGTTCCTCCGAGCTTTGCGATAATCCGATCGACGCAAGAAGGTCGTTTAAATTTTCCTTACGTTGAGTAGCATCGCGCATTCGTTCCGGTAGCGTTGGATGGAAAGTAGTTGGACGCGGCGTTGTAAAACGGATTGTTGTTACCGGGATGGCAGCAGTCGTTGTGCGCGGGCCAGATGTTGTCGGTGCAACAGTGGAGGTGgttgtagtagtagtagtagtagtgctGGCGACAAACCGTGCCGGCGTTATTGGTAGCGTTTCGAAAACGATCGGTTTCGTGTTGGTACCAGCCCCAACAATTCGGGTCACTGGTGGACGGGTGTATAtcttttgcatattttccgGCGACATGTTATTCGCGTGGTACGGCAGAACGAGCATGAGCGCTCGCATATGCTGCGCCCGATGGTGATCTCCAGCGCGTAGCGATTTGGAAAACTCTTCCCGCGTTACATTTTCGAACAGTTCCTCGATTTCTCCtctaaaaacaaaaggaaatggaTAGAGTTAATGTAGCGTATGAAGTACGATAGCAGATCGAAGGACAATGCACAACCGATCACCATCCATCCAGCTTACCTGGTCAGCCTAGGAAGAGAAGGATCGAGAGCCAGCAGCCGTTGTACTTCAGCGATCGTTTCGTGTACATCGTGCATGGCCTTCCGCGCCTGATCAACATCCAGATCGTTAACATCGCGCGGTCGTATGATGCGATGCAAATTGTAAGCAACAAAATCGTTCCGCCTTGGCAGTCGTCTTAGGTTCTGTGGTAAGGGTCGTGGATATGGCCACCCGTCGGCCAGTACTgtcagcagcagaagcagcaaaagGGGCACAAACGCTGCAATCCTAATGGACTGCATTTTCAGTGGTGAATCACTTCCTGTGAAGACAAACagaatgaattgaattaggaattgggtttttctttgattttcatGCCTTAATCCCTTTATGTGTGTGgaattaaatataaacattCATATTATATAAATTAATGAGTTACAATGTCATatattgatgatgatttcgGTTTGGAATCAACAATATTTGGGCTGTTATAAAGTGTTATACTGTACACAATACACAGATTGTAATATTCCTGCATGGCACATGATGACTCCGTGAACTTTTACTGCAAGGAAATTACAACAATCAGacataaaaaagcatacatTTGTCATAGAATAAAACGTAATTCCAAACAATGTTTAGACTGCTGATACAGTTATTGAATGCGTTATAAGTCAACTATAtggagataaaaaataaaaccaggaATCTACGGGCACCTTAAAGATCGGGACCCCCAGCGGCCGCTCATAAtttatgattgattttaaattgatatgataattaaaattgatatgaattataataaatgaataaatcaatTCAACACTATGTGTACAATGATAGTATTTTGAGAGCGTCTCTTTCAATTTCTATTTCAATTTTGTCGACAGTTTCTAGCACAATATAACAGtctatttctatttccttGGTGAATAGTATTATTGAACTAAAAGATACTTAACGTCCCAGCCATGCAGAGGGGTCGAAAATCCATTGTTCTCATGGTCGAGACTTCGATTTCCTTAGCCACCGTCGAGATAATTCTAGGTCAGATCAAGTTGGCCAACTCCCACATTTTCACCCTGAGCTTTAAATGCTTAATACATCGTGTTTCCCCACGAGTGTaagaaatagataaaaatGCACCTCGTCATTATCATCACTTTATCCATATTATCATAATCGGATAATCAGAACATAATGGGTGGTTCGGTCCTGCCAAAAATTTTAATGCAGATGGGACATAAATCATTATGAATTACAGTACCACATAACAAACCTAATACTCGTTTCTACCCAGTTCTTTGTTACAGAAACTCAACGATAAAGTGTCACaatattgaaaatgttttcatgaCTTGAAGTATAGGAGAAACTTCTTCTTTTCTCCAAAAATTaggcaaacaaattaaaaacaagctGACGAAACACTTgctttaattattataatttttcgttttctattttcccCACTTCTTTTGCTGATATATTATCAGCAAGCGTTAATGCATGCACGGTGGTCGTGTGGTTTCGTAACTCGCAATTTCCGTACCATTTCACCGTGCATTCCAAGTTAAAAGAGAGTTTATGCACATGCTGTCACGGTGGACGACAATTTGTGGCAAAATAACAAACGCTACCGTGTCCCCTCCACCGTGGGACAAATTACACTTTCACACTTATTGTGGGCGGTGTGGTTTTTGTCTTTGTGCAGATAACGAAACAATAGAGAAATTGgcttcaaaattttgacacCAGACACGCAGAAGGAGGTGAGAATTCCACATACCTCTTAACAGACCACTTGGACATAAATAAAGCGTCCGCAAGAGGTTTCTTTCATTGGGAACAAACCACAGCACCGAAGATATACGGCTGGGTtagtgctttgttttgcaatctTTACAACCTGTAGAAATGTTATGAAGTTACGTCGATCCTAAACGTAACACAAACCATCCCATAAAAACACGTGCGAATAGTTTCGGACACAAAAATAGAAGGGTGCAATCTACATCTTACGAACGAATAACATCTTCCGGTAGGTCGCGTCTCACCGCTCCACGCAAACTagtaataaataatgcaataaagcGAACAAACCATCCTGGCAGTTATTTAATCTACATAAATTAGTGGCTGTTTTTACTTTCTAACAATGCTCGATGTTCGAAAGTGCTGCTCCATATATAACGGGGGCACACAGACAGTTTCGATTTCTTTGCCCTAGTCCGTTCGATCGGGAACGTACCTAGCTCGATaaaagaacagaaacaaactCCCTTACAAACAGCACAACCCTCACAACACTTCTTTTCGTTCCGTACGATCGAACGGTAACAGGTTGTACCGTTGTGCAGTCGAATGTAGCCTTATGTGTCCCACCGGCAAACTCAATGCAACAGcaaactgcacacacacacacacgctcaacagtgcacaaaaaaaactgcaacgaAAACGGCAACAGAAAACACCATCGAAAGATTGCGCAACGCCTAAATCGCAAACGTTTCCTTCCCAACCGAACGCGGGATGGGTGTGGTGGCACGCTTACTGGGCGATACCGAAGGTTGCCGCCACCGGTTGTAAAAGTGGTTCAACATGTGCACGCCGGGATCCAATCCGTGTATCAAGGTGAATCGAAAGGAAACGTTCGCACGCGCATAAGTAGTCGCTTGCCTAGCAAATCTGGCGGCCTTTAGGTGTAGCGATCGACGCATCCGGAGAAGATTTATTTCCACCCTAAATGGGGGAGCTTTCCAATTTGGATTGGGAAAACAGTTAACCGTAGAAGGTTACCGGTGCAATGATCGCTGTGAGGGATATAGGTTCATTCAACAAAACGATCAtctgtttgtaatttgttgttgattttggaCAGCTAGGTTGTATTGCTAACGAAGCTTATTGATCGGATTAAGATTTAATGACCCTGGAATGGATGTGATAAATAGCCCATAACGATAATGAACGACTAAACGATATGCCCGAGTTGGGTTCAAATCTCGACTAGAGAGCAATGCTTTCTCATACGCAGAATTTTACTACCCAAGCTATGAGTAGTTTCTTCCATCGGATAAGTAGTGCAGCCTTGTTAGACACTATGCAGGTGGAAGATAAGGTAAGAACTTAGCTAAGCAAAGGCAGCCAAAGAATAAGAAGAAACATCTCTATAGgatgtattttattattttggacCCAATCTAAGCCCGATGTTCTCCAAGCAAGAAATCTTGCTCAGGAAGATCGTTATACCTGAAGACTACCGATTTTGTAGATCTTCAACAATAGAACGAAGTAAGCATTAAGCTTCAAAATCACTAATAAATAGCATATCTTTTCATCCCAGCCTCCTGGCCAATGATCGACCTACATATTCCTACCGATAGTAGCCGTTAACTGTACACATTATTCGCAAAGTGATGCATAGCCTGTAATCACTGTTGCATTTTACTCGAATCCATACTTCGAAccgttatttaattttaaccgCCTCACTCTAACCGGGACTATACGCCGTCGACACAATCACTGTATCTACACGAGTAGCTAAACATACATAGTGTAATTGATGTGCAAATACTTATTGGTGCGAAAATTTCTTTTACATACAAACATCACTCGAACACAAGTTCCTCTTTCACGGAGCAACTCGAAACTAGCCAGTCACAACGGTGTGTGTGGTGCGTAAGTTGTGGCGCACGATGAATTCAAGCACACAAACCCCAAAATATCACAAACACGACTCGAATACGGTTTGAGAGGAGATATGCTTTTTTCCTTGACAAGACGAATAGTTCGattcgaagcaaaaaaaaacactttccctTCCTATAAGATGcttgtgcattttattttttctatgattatacaaaaaacaaatatgatcAACAGTTTGAGGAAATCTTTCCTCACGATCGGTAAATTAAGGGAGGATCCCGAAAAGCCTAACTTTACACTCGTACATGCACTGGGCCGACCATTCAATGGGCTCTCcataagcaacaacaaatacaATGCAATGTGTCGGTTTCTCCTAACACTCGATGAGTTCAGATGAGTTTTCATCTGATCGAACAGAAGATGGAGCAAATTACGCCGAGAATATCTCGCTTCCGTACGATCTCTTGAGCCCATCTTAGCAAACTCCTGCTCGGGGAATGCATAATTTCACAGTTTATTGACAGGGTGTGGAAAACTTGTCCTGCAACTAAACGCACGCACTTAAGCAATATTCAATCGCTTTCCTTTCGAAGTTTCCTGCGCGATCGATCGAGCTCTGGAAGACGGACCGCCGATAGCATGCGCTGCTACTATCAGCATCCCATCATACGCACTGTAATcaatcaccaccaccaactgGTTGGCCACCGGTCGGGTCGAACGATTTTTATTACGCCTAGGATCTTCCGTAATAACCGGCTCTACCGATGGCGTAATAGAGAAATTTCCTTCCCTGCCCCATCTGCGCCACCTTCGTGGTTCCCGCCACCAATCAAAACCAGTTCGAAATGGTGGCTGATTTGACGCGTCGCTCGTCATGAGTCAGGGGGATGTTCCAGCCACGGTAGCCACGGTACTGTGTCCGGTGTGGATCCGGCACTGCTACTCGTAAGCGTTCATTCGTTCTATTCCGGTTTTAGGTAAAACACCCGACCCGTACCAACAAACCGAGGGGCGCTCGTTAAGGTTGCGGTGTCTATAACCTTCCGCTTGACTTTGAAGATACAGTGTCACCCGGCATTTTCGTGAGCGAAGTGGCTCGTTAAACGTTTTCACGGGGGAGTTTGCGTGTttatgtggttgtgtgtgtgtgtgacgttGTCGTGATGTCTGGTGATTTAAAGCCAATAGTGGGGAGGCACGATCATTTGCGATGGATTCCACGGGCAGCCTCCAATAAACGCGCACCGATCGACGACCGTTGCGTATCTGGTAAGGCATGAAAAGCACGTGAGCCATATTTTAGCGCCATTTACCATGGAGCTCAAGGGTGGATCGGATTTGGGGTTTTGGGCTCTATTGTTTGGTATTTATTTAGTCACGCGATGCTGAGAGCCACGCCGGAAGCTGAGTGGCCAGAAATTGGTTAAATTATTGGTTGACCAAGATTTGCATTACGCTCACTTTCCCAAGTTTTAAGGTATGAGAACGATTGGTGATTTGATGAACTTTGTCGGTAATTTAAGCTAAGGTCCAAAACGTCCCAAGGGTTCCAATAAATATGCATGAAAAGTTCACCAGCTTAATTGGTTATGCGCGACTCGTCAACTTTCTTTTCAGTTACTTTAAAGGAGAACTGCTATGAGTCGCAACTCCACAACATCTAATGATCAACGAATACCAGCGGAGATGAAGAATTCGTGCAACAGAATGGCAGCACGTATTTCGACATGACGTAGCCCTTCTTTGTGAACCTCTGAAGACATTATTCAGACAGAGACAAACTGAGCACTAATCACAGAGAATGATCGTGGATGAGTTGATACAAAACTCTAACGATTTGTCGTAGTATAAAGTTCGTACTATGAGCACTAACACCATGCTAATGTGAGCTACACTAGAGGACGTGTGTACTTGCACTGAAAGCTGCATTAAGACCGGTCTCAGCTACTCTTTCCGACGTTCTGAGCCATTCTGGGGATCAATGTCCCATTAGTGCTATAATGGCAGCAGGCATTCCTATGGAGGAGTATATTACTTTCCGATACAGTTGATCATACCTGTAATCAACGGTGATTACATCATGAACTAACGAGGCCTGCGCATCCTATCGAAGTGTTTAAATCGTAGTCGCAAGACTGGTTCTTTAAGTCACTAATGTCCCTTGTAGCTACAATTGTTGAGTGCTTAGACATGTTTGGCGAAAACTCAAGGAGTTTTAAGTAGATAAACGCAcgtagaatttttttttagaacaaaacccaaacattTGCTCCTGTTTCAGAGATTCGACAAAAAAGTTATCGCACAATTAGT
This region of Anopheles marshallii chromosome 2, idAnoMarsDA_429_01, whole genome shotgun sequence genomic DNA includes:
- the LOC128708263 gene encoding mucin-5AC, which encodes MQSIRIAAFVPLLLLLLLTVLADGWPYPRPLPQNLRRLPRRNDFVAYNLHRIIRPRDVNDLDVDQARKAMHDVHETIAEVQRLLALDPSLPRLTRGEIEELFENVTREEFSKSLRAGDHHRAQHMRALMLVLPYHANNMSPENMQKIYTRPPVTRIVGAGTNTKPIVFETLPITPARFVASTTTTTTTTTSTVAPTTSGPRTTTAAIPVTTIRFTTPRPTTFHPTLPERMRDATQRKENLNDLLASIGLSQSSEELSTPPTFRPLPAAMTTIAPSPSSSSAPEDPVSNAINVDDPKVAQELKDLLRSFGLLKDVDSAVSANSPLPHAERLVDIQPAALVLHEPLKVEESTPTIEEPKKLTVENTGGLTQANVKPDDYVAFKPLPIGTSADDEDAKPIDEELDALLKSFGLRGPGPRNKKSMHPEVTQKPPMVMKSVPSIDADLVAPQLMSVLGTLGIQMKPGQHQASLSTGATPVVRRREKTPRKLEPPVDQTPSAAHLRVSNEDYRKLEQLWQTVKQLEKLNTSLTDDSLDVLNPKHYNLSPSLLAQGPDPLLDGIGDRERLNEIKKRQEPATSTTTTTSSVLNDDGVATESDSPFRFSLQLNTSGSGTTSDDTEQDDSTATTTTSDITPDTTTNSPSTTASPTTTTTESARNAALEDSFPSSDLAGDPVNEEPLPPPRRNGFYFLYDWNSFLEVGEEPNKVIIRYNPQAGDPSRFLPVTVP
- the LOC128707788 gene encoding F-box/LRR-repeat protein 7 translates to MTHQQRRVAPVECPLASLGRNTPSMDTRQYHHPLSSSPLDPQAYQMSRSSPILTLDSDLYPPDTGGLMSTGCKGEQPPDGVVPDGGGGGVSNGSLLSRSSSSSLDQNGSFLHPALPLPPHPPPTVNGHHGHRRDYRPVRPRTYTPIDALLTNTYQQHHQRLSPVLRGTQGGYHHPDEPPPPGVLGGLSEADRYFLEEKMDALYIQGAIRRNANATPSSLTRNQSSSSNNTERYYLENENIDAIYNFCRRNVNGGAVGSVAAHNAHNSASQTSSQAQSQVDCLDSSSPHLLRRASSPETSGSDRYLLDRIRGSPAFHSPRGTHLKTVGSGDFIDGRIPLTKSQHYNDGLSRYGRFSPNLDQGYHTLVSPSPSGQQQSSIPASWTTAGNHGSGGGTNSTSSSHGSPAQTNTPVVGGTGGNGISARPDATTILTSLGNGHGTSLYRSGPLFDRVPDELMVRIFEWLDSSELCNIARVCRRFESVIWNPALWKIIKIKGEENSGDRAIKTILRRLCGQTRNGACPGVERVLLADGCRLTDRGLQLLSRRCPEITHLQIQNSVTITNQALSDLVTKCTNLQHLDITGCAQITCITINPGLEPPRRLLLQYLDLTDCASICDAGIKVIARNCPLLVYLYLRRCIQVTDAGLKFIPNFCIALRELSVSDCTSVTDFGLYELGKLGATLRYLSVAKCDQVSDAGLKVIARRCYKLRYLNARGCEAVSDDSINVLARSCPRLRALDIGKCDVSDAGLRALAESCPNLKKLSLRNCDMITDRGIQCIAYYCRGLQQLNIQDCQISIEGYRAVKKYCKRCIIEHTNPGFC